Part of the Caldanaerobius fijiensis DSM 17918 genome is shown below.
AAAAAAGAATAGTGAAATACACAATGATTTATGTATATTATACGATAGTAAAACATTTTTATACCACAAATTGCTTGATAGAAATATAAATATATTCGATTTAAATTTAAAAAATAAATATGATCTAAGAGTTATATTTAAATTAATAAAGCTAATAAACAAAAATAAATATGACATAGTTCATGTACATCTTTTCCCTGCGCAATATTTTTGTGCGATAGCATCATTATTTACAAAGAAGGTGGAATATGTCTTTACTGAACATAGTAGTTTCAATAGAAGACGAAAGTATAAAGTCTTTAAGTTATTCGATAACTTGTCATATTTAATGTATAAAAAAATAATTTGCGTTAGTGAAATGGCGAAAAATGATTTAGTGAAATGGATACCTTCTTTGTCAAATAAAGCTTTGGTAATATATAATGGCATTCCCATAGAAAAAATTGTAGAAAGACAAAAAATATATGATATTCTGCTAGTAGGTTCATTAAGAAGCAATGTTAAAGGTGTAGACATTTTATTAAAATCGCTAAAATTGATTGAAGATAAAATAACGAAAGTTGCAATAGCTGGTGATGGTATTTTAAAAGATGATTTAATAAAACTAAGAAATGCTTTAAAACTAGACGATAAAGTTGATTTTCTTGGCAATAGACGTGATATTGATATTTTGTTAGAACAAACAAAAATATTTGTATTACCATCAAGATGGGAAGGATTGCCTATTTCTCTTTTAGAAGCTATGTCAAAAGCGAAGCCTATTATAGCATCAAATGTAGGTGGAATACCAGAATTGATAAGAGATGGGGAAAGCGGAATATTAGTAGAACCAGAGAACGAGTTAGAATTAGCTAATGCTATTGAGAAATTGTTGAATGACACAGAGTATGCGGAATACTTGGGGAAAAATGCATATAAAGATGCGATAAATAGGTTTTCAATAGAAGTGTATATAAATAATTTAACAACCTTATATAAAAGTCTAATTAAATGAACTTAACTTTTAGATTAATTATTGGAGGATATTTATAGATGACATTAAAAGAAAAAATAATATCCAAACAAGCTACTATAGGTATCATAGGCTTAGGCTATGTCGGTTTGCCATTAGCGATTGCATTTGCCGATGCAGGATTAAGGTTATTGGATTTGATGTTAATGGGAAAAAAGTAATTTCATTATTGGATGGAATATCTTATATTTTAGATGTCCAATCAGATATTGTTAAAAAACACGTTGATGAAGGCAAATTTATTCCTACCACGGATTTCAGCAAAATTTCACAGGTGGATACGCTGAGTATATGCGTTCCAACACCTTTAAGGAAAACAAAAGATCCTGATATATCATACATAGTAAATGCAGTAAATGAAATAAAAAAATATTTTCATAAGGACTTGTTGATAGTTTTAGAAAGCACCACATATCCTGGTACAACAGAAGAATTGATACAAAAAGAAATCGAAGACATGGGATATAAAGTAGGAGAGGACTTCTATTTATGTTTCTCACCTGAGAGGGTAGATCCTGGTAATAAAAAGTATAACACGAAAAATACACCTAAGGTAATCGGTGGAGTCACAAAGCGATGTCTTGAGTTAGCTTATCTTTTGTATAGTAATGCTATAGATACTGTAATTCCTGTTTCATCTACAAAAGTTGCTGAAATGGTTAAATTGTTGGAGAATACTTTTAGAGCGGTTAATATAGGCCTTGTTAATGAACTGGCGATGATGTGTGATAGGATGGGCATAGATATCTGGGAGGTTGTTGAGGCAGCTTCAACCAAGCCTTTTGGATTTATGCCATTTTATCCGGGACCAGGAATTGGAGGGCATTGCATACCATTGGATCCTCAATATTTGTCGTGGAAAGCCAGGACGTATGATTTTTACAACAAATTTATAGATCTAGCTAGTGATATTAATGGAAATATGCCAAGATATGTAGTAACAAAAATAAGCGAGGTACTTAACAGATATAAAAAGTGTATCAACGATTCTTTTATTCTAATTTTAGGGATGGCTTATAAAAAAGATGTAGACGATTTGAGAGAATCACCTTCATTGGAGATATATAAATTGTTAAAAGAACAGGGTGCAAATCTGGAATACAATGACCCTTATGTTAAAGAATTTGTAGATGAAGATGGCAATACAGTAAAGTCAGTTGAATTAGACTATGATGATCTGCAAAATTACGATTGTGTTGTTT
Proteins encoded:
- a CDS encoding glycosyltransferase, producing MKILHVIDSLNIGGAENLLVNYLLYTKKNSEIHNDLCILYDSKTFLYHKLLDRNINIFDLNLKNKYDLRVIFKLIKLINKNKYDIVHVHLFPAQYFCAIASLFTKKVEYVFTEHSSFNRRRKYKVFKLFDNLSYLMYKKIICVSEMAKNDLVKWIPSLSNKALVIYNGIPIEKIVERQKIYDILLVGSLRSNVKGVDILLKSLKLIEDKITKVAIAGDGILKDDLIKLRNALKLDDKVDFLGNRRDIDILLEQTKIFVLPSRWEGLPISLLEAMSKAKPIIASNVGGIPELIRDGESGILVEPENELELANAIEKLLNDTEYAEYLGKNAYKDAINRFSIEVYINNLTTLYKSLIK
- a CDS encoding nucleotide sugar dehydrogenase encodes the protein MGFDVNGKKVISLLDGISYILDVQSDIVKKHVDEGKFIPTTDFSKISQVDTLSICVPTPLRKTKDPDISYIVNAVNEIKKYFHKDLLIVLESTTYPGTTEELIQKEIEDMGYKVGEDFYLCFSPERVDPGNKKYNTKNTPKVIGGVTKRCLELAYLLYSNAIDTVIPVSSTKVAEMVKLLENTFRAVNIGLVNELAMMCDRMGIDIWEVVEAASTKPFGFMPFYPGPGIGGHCIPLDPQYLSWKARTYDFYNKFIDLASDINGNMPRYVVTKISEVLNRYKKCINDSFILILGMAYKKDVDDLRESPSLEIYKLLKEQGANLEYNDPYVKEFVDEDGNTVKSVELDYDDLQNYDCVVLCTDHSCYDYLKIAEKASIIIDTRNAFKGIVNKNIYKLGAPVYSENTSIYDYIKEVAATKERIDK